In one Nicotiana sylvestris chromosome 8, ASM39365v2, whole genome shotgun sequence genomic region, the following are encoded:
- the LOC104222137 gene encoding plastocyanin, with amino-acid sequence MASVTSAAVTIPSFTGLKSGTSSKISNVAKMVSTNQTSKMVVKASLKDVGAVVVATAASAILASNALAIEVLLGGDDGSLAFVPGNFSVSAGEKITFKNNAGFPHNVVFDEDEIPAGVDASKISMSEEDLLNAPGETYSVTLSEKGTYSFYCSPHQGAGMVGKVTVN; translated from the coding sequence ATGGCCAGTGTAACCTCTGCTGCAGTTACTATCCCATCATTCACTGGACTTAAATCCGGTACATCTTCCAAAATTAGCAATGTAGCCAAAATGGTGTCAACCAATCAAACATCCAAAATGGTAGTAAAGGCTTCACTAAAAGATGTAGGTGCAGTTGTTGTTGCTACAGCTGCAAGTGCAATACTAGCTAGCAATGCCTTAGCTATTGAAGTATTGCTTGGTGGCGATGATGGCAGTCTTGCTTTTGTTCCTGGAAACTTCAGCGTTAGCGCCGGTGAGAAAATTACGTTCAAGAACAATGCAGGGTTCCCACACAACGTTGTATTTGATGAAGATGAAATTCCAGCTGGTGTTGATGCATCTAAGATTTCAATGTCTGAAGAGGACCTTCTCAATGCACCAGGGGAGACTTACTCTGTCACTTTGAGTGAGAAAGGAACCTACAGTTTTTACTGTTCACCTCACCAGGGAGCTGGAATGGTTGGCAAAGTTACTGTTAACTAA
- the LOC104222131 gene encoding calcium-dependent protein kinase 29-like: MGICFTKDFWFKKWRSIPITSQKQPEKPSPPLPPPKPVIPSFNTMPRSNSSNIGPILGKPYVEITTLYDLDKELGRGQFGITYLCTDKSTGLKYACKSISTIKLVTPKDIEDVRREIMIMQYLSGQPNIVEFKGAYEDKNNLHLVMELCCGGELFDRITAKGNYSEKEAANIGRQIVNVVHVCNFMGVMHRDLKPENFLMVSKAEDSPLKATDFGLSVFIEEGKVYKDIVGSAYYVAPEVLRYNYGTEIDIWSAGVMLYILLSGFPPFSAETEEGIFEEILKGHLDLESSPWPSISASAKDLVKKMLTVDPKRRITADQALEHPWLKEDGEASDKPIDSAVLVRMKQFRAMNKMKKLALKVIAENLSEEEIKGLKQMFSNIDTDGSGTITYEELKTGLSRLGSKLTESEIKQLMEAADVDKSGSIDYIEFITATTHRHRLEREENLFKAFLYFDKDCSGFITRDELRHALTEYGMGDEATIDEILDDVDTDKDGKINYDEFVAMMKRGTVDGEGNH; encoded by the exons ATGGGCATTTGTTTCACTAAAGATTTCTGGTTCAAAAAATGGCGTTCAATACCAATAACTTCTCAAAAACAACCAGAAAAACCTTCACCACCACTTCCACCTCCAAAGCCAGTGATCCCTTCTTTCAATACTATGCCAAGAAGTAATAGCAGTAATATTGGACCAATTTTGGGCAAGCCTTACGTTGAAATTACAACCCTTTATGATCTTGACAAAGAACTTGGGCGAGGTCAATTTGGAATAACATATCTTTGTACTGACAAATCCACTGGATTAAAATATGCATGTAAATCTATATCCACAATAAAACTTGTAACTCCAAAGGATATAGAAGATGTTAGAAGGGAAATTATGATAATGCAGTATTTGAGTGGACAGCCTAATATTGTTGAGTTCAAAGGTGCTTATGAGGACAAGAATAATCTACATTTGGTCATGGAGTTGTGTTGTGGTGGAGAGCTTTTTGATCGTATTACTGCAAAAGGAAATTATTCTGAGAAAGAAGCTGCAAATATTGGAAGGCAAATTGTGAATGTTGTTCATGTTTGTAATTTTATGGGAGTGATGCATAGAGATCTTAAACCTGAGAATTTCTTGATGGTTAGTAAGGCTGAGGATTCTCCATTGAAGGCCACGGATTTTGGTCTCTCTGTTTTCATTGAGGAAG GAAAAGTTTATAAGGATATTGTTGGAAGTGCATATTATGTGGCTCCTGAGGTGTTACGGTATAACTATGGGACGGAGATAGACATCTGGAGTGCTGGAGTCATGTTATACATTTTGTTGAGTGGTTTTCCTCCTTTCTCAGCTG AGACCGAagaaggaatatttgaagagataCTTAAAGGCCACCTGGATCTTGAAAGCTCTCCCTGGCCTTCTATATCTGCCTCTGCAAAGGATCTTGTCAAGAAAATGTTGACAGTGGATCCTAAGAGAAGGATCACTGCAGATCAAGCCCTCG AACATCCATGGCTGAAGGAAGATGGTGAGGCCTCGGACAAGCCTATCGATAGTGCTGTTTTGGTCAGGATGAAGCAATTCAGAGCAATGAACAAGATGAAAAAACTTGCTCTTAAG GTTATTGCAGAGAATTTATCAGAAGAGGAAATCAAGGGACTTAAGCAAATGTTTAGCAACATAGATACTGATGGAAGTGGTACAATCACATATGAAGAACTTAAAACTGGATTATCTAGGCTAGGATCCAAGCTCACTGAATCAGAAATAAAGCAACTGATGGAAGCA GCTGATGTTGACAAAAGTGGGAGTATAGACTACATTGAGTTCATTACTGCTACAACGCATCGACACAGACTCGAAAGAGAAGAAAACTTGTTCAAGGCTTTTCTGTATTTTGACAAGGATTGTAGTGG ATTTATTACAAGAGATGAACTCAGACATGCTTTGACCGAGTACGGAATGGGGGATGAAGCTACAATCGATGAAATTCTTGATGACGTTGATACAGATAAG GATGGGAAAATTAACTATGATGAGTTTGTTGCGATGATGAAAAGAGGTACGGTTGATGGTGAAGGAAATCATTGA